One Equus asinus isolate D_3611 breed Donkey chromosome 26, EquAss-T2T_v2, whole genome shotgun sequence genomic window carries:
- the LOC106822670 gene encoding cationic amino acid transporter 3-like → MLCQNVRHFGQKLVRRRPLEPTERSESQLARCLNTLDLVALGVGSTLGAGVYILAGEVAKDKAGPAIVLSFLVAALSSVLSGLCYAEFGGRVPCSGSAYLYSYVTVGQLCAFITGWNLILSYVIGAASVARAWSSTFDSLTGNHISRVLQGSFSLHVPYVLAEYPDFFALGLVLLVTGILVLGASESALVTKMFTGLNLLVLSFIILSGFIKGDLHHWQLTEHDYKLATSGSNDTSSLGPLGSGGFVPFGFDGILRGAATCFYAFVGFDCIATAGEEARNPQHSIPVGIVISLFICFLVYFGVSSALTLMLPYYQIDPDSPLPQAFLHVGWAPATYAVAVGTLSALSSSLLGAMFPMPRVIYAMADDGLLFRGLARIHAHTHTPIAATIVSGILAALMAFLFELSDLVDLMSIGTLLAYSLVAFSVLVVRYQPEQDLGKNEKTEVEIIEIKSKLEASLLESVPEVGTSKTLKSLCNPINTIPTPKSGRIVYGCALLLALLLTILCLILAQWPSQLFSGDPVCSTATVLLLLLILRITFIIWRQPQNPTPLHFKVPGVPVVPLMSIFVNVYLMMQMTFRTWAQFGVWMVIGFAVYFGYGIRHSLEKNSDEQPPALNSQALDRNIPSA, encoded by the exons ATGCTGTGTCAGAATGTTCGCCATTTTGGCCAGAAGCTGGTTCGCAGGCGGCCCCTGGAGCCAACGGAGAGGTCTGAGAGTCAACTGGCCCGTTGTCTGAACACCCTAGATCTGGTGGCTTTGGGTGTGGGCAGCACCCTGGGAGCAGGAGTGTACATCCTGGCTGGTGAAGTGGCCAAGGACAAAGCTGGACCAGCGATCGTCCTCTCCTTCTTGGTAGCCGCCCTGTCTTCAGTGTTGTCTGGACTCTGCTACGCGGAGTTTGGGGGCCGGGTACCATGCTCTGGCTCTGCATATCTCTACAGCTATGTCACAGTGGGACAACTGTGTGCTTTCATCACTGGCTGGAACCTCATACTCTCCTATGTCATTG GAGCCGCCAGCGTGGCCAGGGCCTGGAGCAGCACCTTTGACAGCCTGACTGGGAACCACATTTCTCGGGTCCTGCAGGGAAGTTTCTCTCTGCATGTGCCCTACGTCTTGGCCGAGTACCCGGACTTTTTCGCGCTGGGCCTGGTGCTGCTGGTCACTG gaatactGGTTCTGGGAGCTAGTGAGTCAGCCCTGGTTACCAAAATGTTCACGGGCTTGAACCTTTTGGTTCTCAGTTTCATCATCCTCTCTGGCTTCATTAAGGGAGATCTGCACCACTGGCAGCTCACAGAACACGACTACAAATTGGCCACATCTGGATCCAATGACACATCTAG CTTGGGCCCTCTGGGTTCTGGAGGGTTTGTCCCTTTTGGCTTTGATGGGATTCTCCGTGGAGCAGCTACATGTTTCTATGCGTTTGTGGGCTTTGATTGCATCGCCACTGCAG GGGAGGAAGCCCGTAATCCCCAGCACTCCATCCCAGTGGGCATCGTGATCTCACTCTTCATCTGCTTTCTGGTGTATTTTGGTGTCTCATCAGCACTAACCCTCATGCTGCCCTACTACCAGATTGATCCTGACAGCCCCTTGCCACAGGCTTTTCTCCATGTCGGATGGGCCCCCGCCACATATGCAGTGGCTGTTGGCACTCTCAGTGCTCTTTCATCCAG CCTTCTGGGTGCCATGTTCCCTATGCCACGGGTGATCTATGCAATGGCAGACGATGGACTCCTTTTCCGGGGACTTGCCCGGATTcatgcccacacacacacccccatcgcGGCCACCATAGTTTCTGGAATTCTTGCAG CATTGATGGCATTCCTCTTCGAGCTCAGTGACCTTGTGGACCTTATGTCAATTGGAACCCTGCTTGCTTACTCCCTGGTGGCCTTTTCTGTTCTTGTTGTCAG GTACCAGCCAGAACAGGATTTAGGcaagaatgagaaaacagaggtggAAATAATTGAGATAAAGTCTAAACTTGAAGCAAGTTTGTTGGAATCTGTACCTGAAGTAGGAACCTCCAAGACTCTAAAGAGTCTGTGTAACCCTATCAACACCATCCCCACTCCAAAATCTGGCCGGATTGTCTACGGATGTGCCTTACTGCTTG CTCTCCTGCTGACGATCCTGTGCCTGATACTGGCCCAATGGCCCAGCCAACTGTTCTCTGGAGACCCCGTGTGTTCCACAGCAACggtgctgctcctgctgctcatTCTTAGGATCACTTTCATCATCTGGAGACAGCCCCAGAACCCCACTCCTCTTCATTTCAAG GTCCCTGGTGTGCCTGTCGTCCCACTGATGAGCATCTTTGTGAATGTTTACTTGATGATGCAGATGACCTTCAGGACCTGGGCCCAATTTGGTGTCTGGATGGTGATAG GATTTGCCGTATACTTTGGATATGGGATCAGACACAGCTTGGAGAAGAACAGTGATGAACAGCCACCAGCTTTAAATTCCCAAGCTCTTGACAGAAACATCCCTAGTGCTTGA